A section of the Chryseobacterium ginsenosidimutans genome encodes:
- the sppA gene encoding signal peptide peptidase SppA, with product MKSFFKNVLANIVAIVILCVVFFFFFIIMLVFSAMGSEQSVVVKKNSVLTINLKTNIIDSPTEEQNGLFEISNQNKSILIYDAIEAINKAKTDDNIKGISIEADQLNAGITQIDDLRNAIQDFKKSGKFVYAYGNAVSQSSYYLGSVADQYYLNPSGMIELKGLATEVAFYKDFADKYGIGIEVIRHGKFKSAVEPFLRNDISPENKEQLSTLLNDIWKNTSSRMAASRKIDTAQFRTVVDSLYGMIPDLGLKYKLADKLIQKTEYDQLIKLKLNLKDDEKLNKISLGKYVASYSDDEKSGDKVAVLYASGSINGGDNYNDIHSEKYIKYIKDLQENDKVKAVVFRINSPGGSANASDEILFQLQQLKKKKPLIVSFGDYAASGGYYIAMAADKIYSEPNTLTGSIGVFGVIPYFKDIANKNGIRADIVATNANSQYYSSLNGVTPYGVSLITRSVEGTYKRFVHFVTQNRKQTFEQIDNIGGGRVWSGTRAKQIGLVDDLGTLNDAVKFAAQKAGLKSYAVSSYPKRMTPFEQIFKDLNEDDISARVIKNKIGKANYEILQQVIEERKLQSEVKMEMPYQIKID from the coding sequence ATGAAAAGTTTTTTTAAAAATGTACTGGCAAATATAGTGGCTATTGTCATATTATGTGTCGTGTTTTTCTTCTTTTTTATCATAATGCTTGTTTTTAGTGCGATGGGAAGTGAGCAGTCTGTAGTTGTAAAAAAGAATTCTGTACTTACAATTAATTTAAAAACAAATATAATAGACAGCCCGACCGAAGAGCAGAACGGGTTATTTGAAATTAGTAATCAGAATAAAAGTATTCTTATTTATGATGCAATTGAAGCTATTAATAAAGCAAAAACCGATGATAATATTAAAGGTATAAGTATTGAAGCAGATCAGCTTAATGCAGGAATAACCCAGATTGATGATCTTAGGAATGCTATACAGGACTTTAAAAAAAGTGGAAAGTTTGTGTATGCCTATGGGAATGCTGTTTCTCAGTCTTCTTACTACCTTGGCTCTGTTGCTGATCAATATTATCTGAACCCTTCAGGAATGATTGAACTTAAAGGTCTGGCTACGGAAGTCGCTTTCTATAAAGATTTTGCAGATAAATACGGAATCGGAATTGAAGTAATCCGTCACGGAAAATTCAAATCTGCCGTTGAACCTTTCTTAAGAAATGATATTTCTCCTGAAAATAAAGAACAGTTGAGTACTCTTTTGAATGACATCTGGAAAAACACTTCCTCAAGAATGGCAGCGTCCAGAAAGATTGATACGGCTCAATTCAGAACGGTTGTTGATAGTTTATATGGAATGATCCCTGATTTAGGGTTAAAATATAAATTAGCAGATAAATTAATTCAAAAAACTGAATATGATCAGTTAATTAAGTTAAAATTAAACTTAAAGGATGATGAAAAACTTAATAAAATTTCTTTAGGAAAATATGTCGCTTCTTACTCTGATGATGAGAAATCGGGTGATAAAGTTGCTGTTTTGTATGCTTCTGGCTCTATTAACGGTGGTGATAATTATAATGATATTCATTCTGAGAAGTATATTAAATATATCAAAGATCTTCAGGAAAATGATAAAGTGAAAGCTGTTGTTTTCAGAATTAATTCTCCCGGAGGAAGTGCAAATGCTTCTGATGAAATTTTGTTTCAACTTCAACAGTTGAAAAAGAAAAAACCACTAATCGTTTCTTTCGGTGACTATGCGGCTTCCGGAGGGTATTATATTGCGATGGCGGCTGATAAAATTTATTCTGAGCCCAATACACTTACAGGATCGATCGGAGTTTTTGGGGTAATTCCTTACTTTAAAGATATTGCCAATAAAAACGGGATCCGTGCAGATATTGTTGCTACAAATGCCAATTCTCAATATTATTCTTCTTTAAATGGGGTGACACCTTACGGAGTAAGCTTAATTACAAGAAGCGTTGAAGGAACTTATAAAAGATTTGTACATTTTGTAACTCAAAACAGAAAGCAAACTTTTGAGCAGATTGATAATATTGGGGGTGGAAGAGTATGGAGCGGAACGAGAGCTAAACAAATCGGTCTTGTGGATGATTTAGGAACTCTGAATGATGCCGTAAAATTTGCTGCTCAAAAAGCAGGGTTAAAATCTTACGCTGTTTCATCTTACCCAAAAAGAATGACTCCTTTTGAACAGATCTTTAAAGATTTAAACGAAGATGATATCTCTGCAAGAGTGATTAAAAATAAAATTGGAAAAGCTAATTACGAAATTTTGCAACAGGTTATAGAAGAAAGAAAACTACAGTCTGAAGTGAAAATGGAAATGCCTTACCAGATCAAAATCGACTAA
- a CDS encoding GlsB/YeaQ/YmgE family stress response membrane protein: protein MGILTWILFGLIAGAIAKLIMPGTQGGGWLITIILGIVGAFVGGAIGVYILHWGDVTSFWNPRSWILSIGGALIVLWIYGMATKKS from the coding sequence ATGGGAATTTTAACATGGATTTTATTCGGGCTTATTGCCGGAGCAATCGCAAAACTGATCATGCCTGGAACTCAAGGAGGAGGATGGCTTATTACAATTATTTTAGGAATTGTAGGAGCTTTCGTGGGAGGAGCGATCGGAGTTTACATCCTTCATTGGGGTGATGTAACTTCTTTCTGGAACCCAAGAAGCTGGATTTTATCAATCGGAGGAGCTTTAATCGTACTCTGGATTTATGGAATGGCAACAAAGAAAAGTTAA
- the ftsY gene encoding signal recognition particle-docking protein FtsY, which translates to MSWFKNIFKKEEKETLDKGLEKSSQGFFEKMTKAVVGKSKVDDEVLDDLEEILIASDVGASTTIKIIEKIEERVARDKFVSVNELDKILREEISGLLLENPHAGTGNIDTSKKPYVIMVVGVNGVGKTTTIGKLAHQFKSEGRKVVLGAADTFRAAAVDQLVIWSERVGVPIVKQEMGSDPASVAFDTVQSAVAQNADVVIIDTAGRLHNKINLMNELSKIKRVMQKVIPDAPHEVLLVLDGSTGQNAFEQAKQFTAATEVNALAITKLDGTAKGGVVIGISDQFQIPVKYIGVGEKMQDLQLFNGTEFVDSFFKKR; encoded by the coding sequence ATGAGTTGGTTTAAAAATATTTTCAAAAAAGAAGAAAAAGAAACTTTAGATAAAGGATTGGAAAAATCCAGTCAGGGTTTCTTTGAAAAAATGACAAAAGCCGTAGTCGGCAAAAGCAAAGTAGATGATGAAGTTCTGGATGATCTGGAAGAAATACTTATTGCATCCGATGTTGGCGCGTCCACAACTATTAAAATCATAGAAAAAATTGAAGAACGTGTTGCAAGAGATAAATTTGTAAGCGTAAACGAATTGGATAAAATTCTTCGTGAAGAAATTTCAGGACTTTTGCTTGAAAATCCCCACGCAGGAACAGGAAATATTGATACTTCCAAAAAGCCTTATGTAATTATGGTTGTCGGAGTAAACGGCGTTGGAAAAACCACAACGATCGGAAAATTGGCCCATCAGTTTAAATCTGAAGGCAGAAAGGTTGTTTTGGGAGCCGCAGATACATTTAGAGCTGCAGCTGTCGATCAGTTAGTAATCTGGAGCGAAAGAGTCGGAGTTCCTATTGTAAAACAGGAAATGGGCTCTGATCCGGCTTCTGTAGCTTTTGATACAGTACAAAGTGCTGTCGCTCAAAATGCAGACGTTGTAATTATCGATACAGCCGGAAGACTTCACAACAAAATCAATCTCATGAATGAACTTTCAAAAATCAAAAGAGTAATGCAAAAGGTTATTCCTGATGCTCCTCACGAGGTTTTGTTGGTTCTTGACGGTTCTACAGGCCAAAATGCTTTCGAGCAGGCAAAGCAGTTTACTGCAGCAACAGAAGTAAACGCTTTAGCTATAACAAAATTAGACGGAACAGCAAAAGGCGGTGTTGTAATTGGTATTTCTGATCAGTTCCAGATTCCTGTGAAATATATCGGTGTCGGAGAAAAGATGCAGGATCTGCAATTATTCAATGGTACGGAATTTGTTGACTCATTCTTCAAGAAAAGATGA
- a CDS encoding DUF4295 domain-containing protein: MAKKVVATLQSGQSKKMTKVVKMVKSSKSGAYVFEEKVMNADEVDGFLKK, translated from the coding sequence ATGGCAAAGAAAGTAGTAGCAACCCTACAAAGCGGACAGTCTAAAAAAATGACTAAAGTTGTGAAAATGGTGAAGTCTTCTAAATCAGGAGCTTACGTTTTCGAAGAAAAAGTAATGAATGCAGACGAAGTGGACGGATTTTTGAAAAAATAA
- the rpmG gene encoding 50S ribosomal protein L33 yields MAKKGNRVQVILECTEHKESGMPGMSRYISTKNKKNTTERLELKKYNPVLKRSTLHKEIK; encoded by the coding sequence ATGGCAAAAAAAGGAAATAGAGTTCAAGTAATCCTTGAATGTACAGAGCACAAAGAAAGCGGTATGCCAGGAATGTCTAGATACATTTCTACTAAAAATAAAAAGAACACTACAGAGAGATTAGAGCTTAAGAAGTACAATCCTGTTCTTAAAAGATCTACCCTTCACAAAGAAATCAAGTAA
- the rpmB gene encoding 50S ribosomal protein L28 has product MSRICQITGKRAMVGNNVSHANNKTKRRFEINLLEKKFYLPEQDKHVTLKVSAHGLRVINKIGIEEAIERATRNGLIKKN; this is encoded by the coding sequence ATGTCAAGAATTTGCCAAATAACAGGAAAGCGTGCAATGGTTGGTAACAACGTTTCTCACGCTAATAACAAAACAAAGCGTCGTTTTGAAATTAACTTATTGGAGAAGAAATTTTACCTTCCAGAGCAAGATAAGCACGTAACACTGAAAGTATCAGCTCATGGATTGAGAGTGATTAACAAGATTGGAATCGAGGAAGCTATTGAAAGAGCGACTAGAAACGGATTGATTAAAAAGAACTAA
- the lnt gene encoding apolipoprotein N-acyltransferase yields MKYVLLTLISAMLLSISWPTYGVPFFIFFALVPLLMMEHGVSKFSNYNRKSWIVFGLSYLCFVIWNVVTTGWLYGSKNPDGSHSMMAVIFPVLVNALLYSLVFQCYHWYKNAQGTYWGLAFLIAIWMSFEKFHLGWELTWPWLNLGNVFADYPKLIQWYDTLGATGGSFWILLINVLIFYTVRTWEAGRKRKDLIKNTSIVGALIIIPMIISIIKFNNFNEKPIGSVNVLMLQPDLDPYAEKYSQDSLTIENNLLSLAERNSKGKIDYYIAPETALPGDGSISETAFEKSLILNNIKGFLSKHPGSVFSTGISSHKFYTNNQNLPKEAYQLNQGLWVERFNSAIQIIPNQKVEVYHKGKLVPGVEIFPYMSYLKPLLGDAMINLGGTVASLGTDKERVAFSNPFNKGKIAPIICYESIYGEFTTDYVKKGANFLAIMTNDSWWGVTEGHKQLLSYAKLRAIETRREIARAANSGISAHINAKGEITEDTFYGDKTTLFAKVNLYDTMTFYARAGDLLSRFSIFALGFLLFYFLIKRFQNKIKKA; encoded by the coding sequence ATGAAATACGTTTTACTTACGCTCATTTCAGCGATGCTCTTGTCCATTTCGTGGCCGACTTACGGTGTTCCGTTTTTTATATTTTTTGCCCTTGTTCCGCTTTTGATGATGGAACACGGCGTTTCAAAATTTTCAAATTACAACAGGAAAAGCTGGATCGTTTTCGGGCTTTCCTATCTATGTTTTGTGATTTGGAATGTAGTGACAACAGGCTGGCTGTATGGCTCAAAAAATCCTGACGGAAGCCATTCTATGATGGCGGTTATATTTCCGGTTTTGGTTAATGCTCTTTTATATTCTCTTGTTTTTCAGTGTTATCATTGGTACAAAAATGCACAGGGAACGTATTGGGGATTAGCCTTTCTCATTGCTATCTGGATGAGCTTTGAGAAATTTCATCTCGGTTGGGAGTTGACGTGGCCTTGGCTGAATCTTGGAAATGTATTTGCCGATTACCCAAAATTAATCCAATGGTATGATACTTTGGGTGCAACAGGTGGAAGCTTCTGGATTTTATTAATTAACGTTTTGATTTTCTACACCGTAAGAACCTGGGAAGCCGGACGAAAAAGAAAAGATTTAATTAAAAATACTTCTATTGTCGGGGCTTTAATCATTATTCCGATGATTATTTCCATTATTAAATTCAATAATTTTAATGAAAAACCCATCGGAAGTGTAAATGTTTTGATGCTTCAGCCCGATCTTGATCCCTATGCTGAAAAGTATTCTCAGGACAGCTTAACGATAGAAAATAATCTTTTAAGCCTAGCTGAGAGAAATTCAAAGGGTAAAATAGACTATTATATCGCTCCTGAAACAGCACTTCCCGGAGACGGCTCTATCTCTGAAACAGCTTTTGAGAAGAGTTTAATTCTGAATAATATTAAAGGATTTTTATCAAAACATCCTGGTTCTGTTTTCTCAACAGGAATATCTTCGCATAAATTTTACACGAATAATCAAAATTTACCAAAAGAAGCTTATCAGCTGAATCAGGGGCTTTGGGTTGAAAGATTTAATTCCGCTATTCAGATTATTCCGAATCAGAAAGTGGAAGTTTATCACAAAGGAAAATTGGTTCCGGGTGTTGAAATTTTCCCTTATATGAGCTATTTAAAGCCTCTTTTGGGTGATGCTATGATCAATCTGGGAGGAACAGTTGCTTCTTTGGGAACAGATAAAGAAAGAGTAGCTTTTTCAAATCCTTTTAATAAAGGAAAAATTGCTCCAATTATCTGTTATGAAAGCATTTATGGAGAATTCACAACCGATTATGTAAAAAAAGGAGCCAATTTCCTTGCAATTATGACAAATGATTCGTGGTGGGGCGTTACAGAAGGTCACAAACAGCTTTTATCGTATGCAAAACTGAGAGCTATCGAGACAAGAAGAGAAATTGCCCGTGCTGCAAACAGTGGAATTTCTGCACACATCAACGCAAAAGGTGAAATTACTGAAGATACTTTTTATGGAGATAAAACAACTTTATTTGCCAAAGTGAACCTTTATGATACAATGACTTTTTATGCGAGAGCCGGAGATCTGCTTTCAAGGTTTTCGATTTTTGCTTTAGGATTTTTATTGTTCTATTTCTTGATTAAAAGGTTTCAGAATAAAATAAAAAAAGCTTAA